Below is a genomic region from Amycolatopsis sp. 195334CR.
CACCGGCGACGAACTGACCTACGACGACGTCCGGCGGGCCGCACCGCACGCGCGCACGGTGTTGCTGGGCAAGGGCATCCTCTCCGACGCCGAGACGATCACCCTGCTGCGGCGGCTGCTCGACCCGAAGCGGCCGCCGAACCGGCAGGAGGTCCAGCGCGCGGTGGTCTACCTGCACCAGAACTACCAGCACCAGATCACCCGGCGGCAGGTGGCGAAGGCGGCCGAGATGAGCGAGGACTACCTGAGCCGCCGGTTCCACCGCGAGCTGTGCGTCTCGCCGTGGGAGTACCTGACCCGGCTGCGCATCGCGCGGGCGAAGGAGCGGCTGCAGGAGACCGACGACAGCATCCAGGCCATCGCCCGGCAGGTCGGCTTTCACGACCGCGCCTACTTCAGCCGGATCTTCCGGAAGCACACCGGGGTGCCCCCGCAGAGCTTCCGCTGCCTCCGCCGGTGACCGTTAATCCGTACTTACCAACGCGCATTACTCAGTCATTGTCCAACCAGTACCTAATTTTGTTCTGAACGAACGAAAGTAGGTGACGAGCGGGGGTGTCCTGGGTCACTCTTCGTGGGCCGGTTGTCACCGGTGTCTCCCCGACCCACTTCCCTGCCGAAAGTGAGTTGCCGGTCATGTCCAAGAAGACCCTGCGGCGCACCCCCGCCGCCATCGCCGTGCTGGCGGGCGCCACCGCCCTGTTCAGCGGCGCCCCGGCTTCGGCCGCCGTCGAAGGCTATTCGACCGTGGTGCAGAACGCCGCGGTCAGCTCGATCACCTCGAGCCTCGGCGTGAGCACCGCCGCGGCCGAGCAGGTGCTGCGCGTGCAGGACGCCAGCGCCCGCACCCTCGACCGCGTCGAGTCGGCGCTGGCCGGACGGCACGCCGGTGGTTTCCTCGACGCCGCCGGCCTGCCGGTGGTCAACGTGCTCGACGCCGCCGGTGCCGCCGAGGCGCAGCGCGCCGGGGCCACCGCGAACGTGGTCAAGTACTCCCTGTCCCAGCTGGACTCCGCCCGCGCCGCGCTCGAAGCGCTGCCCGCGGTCCCGCACACCACGATCGGGACCGACGAGAAGGCCAACCAGGTCGTGCTCACCGTGTCCGACGCGGCCGTGGGTGCCGAAGCGCTGGTCGCCAAGGCCGGCGCGCTCGGCGACGCGGTGCGCGTGGAGCACACCACCGGCACGATGAGCAAGGCCATCTACAACGGTGAGGCCATCACCGGCGGCGGCACCCGCTGCTCGGCGGGCTTCAACGTCAACCGCGGCGGCCAGCTGCACATCCTCGACGCCGGCCACTGCACGCGCGCGGTGTCGCAGTGGAACGTCGGCCCGTCGGTGGGCGCCAGCTTCCCGACCAACGACTACGGCCTGATCCGCAACACCACCGGCAGCGGCCCGGGCGCGGTGACCCTGTGGAACGGCTCCACCCAGCGGATCAGCTCCGCCGCGAACGCCCGCGTCGGCCAGCAGATCTGCAAGAGCGGCAGCACCACCCGGCTGACCTGCGGCGTGGTCGAGGCCACCAACGTCACGGTCAACTACCAGGAGGGCCCGGTCTACCAGACCGTGCAGACCAGCGCCTCGGTCAACCCCGGTGACTCGGGCGGCTGCCTGTTCTCCGGCAGCGTCGGCCTCGGCATCACCTCCGGCATGGGCGGTGGGAACTCCTACTTCCAGCCGGTCGTGGAGGCACTCAACGCCTACGGTGCTTCGCTGACCTGATCTCCCCCGCGGCCCCACCCGCGTGCCCCCGAGGCCCCCGCCTCGGGGGCACGTCCCTGCCTGTGCTTAGGGTAGGCAAACCTGGGAGGGGGAGCATGCGAGCGGAATGGCTGACCGGGGACGCGGTGATCACCTCGGAGGCGCGGCTGCGGGAGATCGTGCCGCCGCCGGCGCCGGTGATCGCCGACAAGGCCACCGACCACGTCGACGCGGAGTCGGCCCGGTTCCTGGCGCGGGCGACCTTCTGCCTGGTCGCGTCGCGCGGGCCGGACGGTTCGCTGGACCTGTCGCCGCGGGGTGACCCGCCCGGCCAGGTGCTGGTGCTCGACGACAAGCACCTGGCGATCGCCGACCGCCGGGGCAACCGCCGCGCCGACACCCTGCGCAACCTGCTGCACCACCCCGAGATCGGGCTGTTGTTCCTGGTGCCCGGGGTGGAGCACGCGCTGCGGGTCAACGGCACCGCGCGGATCGTGCGGGCACCGGGGCTGCTGGAGCTGTTCGACGGGGAGCCCGCGCTGGCGGTGGTGGTCGAGGTCGCCGAGCTTTTTGTCCACTGTGGACAAGCGCTGAAGCGGTCCGGGTTCTGGGATCCGCCTTCGTGGACCGAGGACGTGCCGAACGCGGTGGAGTTGTGGCGGAGCCAGACCGCGGGGCGCTTCGACTGAACGCCGCATACCGGGAGACGACCGGACCGGTCCCCGCCTGGCACCGTGGTGGACAGCGGCCCACCCCGCGGAAGGAGGCGACCCGGTGCGGATCCTGGTCACGACGGTGGCGTTGCCGGGGCACTTCTTCCCGCTGGTCCCGCTCGCCTGGGCGGGCCGGGCGGCGGGGCACGAGGTGCTGGTCG
It encodes:
- a CDS encoding S1 family peptidase; the protein is MSKKTLRRTPAAIAVLAGATALFSGAPASAAVEGYSTVVQNAAVSSITSSLGVSTAAAEQVLRVQDASARTLDRVESALAGRHAGGFLDAAGLPVVNVLDAAGAAEAQRAGATANVVKYSLSQLDSARAALEALPAVPHTTIGTDEKANQVVLTVSDAAVGAEALVAKAGALGDAVRVEHTTGTMSKAIYNGEAITGGGTRCSAGFNVNRGGQLHILDAGHCTRAVSQWNVGPSVGASFPTNDYGLIRNTTGSGPGAVTLWNGSTQRISSAANARVGQQICKSGSTTRLTCGVVEATNVTVNYQEGPVYQTVQTSASVNPGDSGGCLFSGSVGLGITSGMGGGNSYFQPVVEALNAYGASLT
- a CDS encoding MSMEG_1061 family FMN-dependent PPOX-type flavoprotein, with protein sequence MRAEWLTGDAVITSEARLREIVPPPAPVIADKATDHVDAESARFLARATFCLVASRGPDGSLDLSPRGDPPGQVLVLDDKHLAIADRRGNRRADTLRNLLHHPEIGLLFLVPGVEHALRVNGTARIVRAPGLLELFDGEPALAVVVEVAELFVHCGQALKRSGFWDPPSWTEDVPNAVELWRSQTAGRFD